In the genome of Candidatus Margulisiibacteriota bacterium, the window TCAGTTTTTCTTCATATTCACTTCTTCTTTTCTTAATAATCTCTCTTTTCTGTCTATATTCATCACTACTTATTTCTGAAATCTTACACCAGGCCATAGGTAAATCATCAATAGTCCAAACAGTTGTTTGATTATCTCCATATTTAGGTTTATTCCCTTTACCCTGCATTATCTTTATCTGCTTCTTTTGCAAAGGATGGACGGTAACACCATAAGCACCGGAATGTTTCCCTATCTTCAACATAGCTACATTCTCGCTTACTAAACCTAAATTAAAAGAACTTTTATAATATTTAAATTGGTCATTCTCAAAAGCATAAACATCTTTAAAATAAAAATCATTAATTAATTGAAAAAATGTTTTTTTAAATTGCAGTATTGGTTGACCAACAATAGCTTCATATTGCCTTACAAAATCTTTATTAATAGTATTTATCTTCACCTTGCCAACAAACGCTGAGCCTATTGAAACATGTTCTTTGTTAGAAGGAACTGACTGTGTGTCTTTCTCTGCACCAAAAAATTTAATATTTTTAGATATTTTTACTCCACATGACCCTTTGACTAAATCAAAATCAGAAAAAGAAATCATCTGCCCAACAACATTCATTGTTCTCTTGTTGTGCTCAAAACCTCCTGAACTAATTATGGTTTTATCCTTCATATTATTCATCAGGGCAGTCATAAACGCACCTTTTACAGAACTGCCAGGCAAGATGGGTTCATTATAAAAAGAAGTTCGAATAATTCGTTCTATGCTTGTTTGGCTTATTACTCCTCTATGTCCGGTGTTTTCTGGATTATTATATTTTTTTTCTAAATCACTACACACATTATCTACTTCATATTTAGAGCACCCAACATGGAAATTATCTTTTATGAATTTTCTAATGCTAAGTATCGCTCTATCCCCTTGCTCACTACATACATTTACAAACTCATTCCATTTTTCGTTCTCCATTAAATGCTTAGTGAATTTATTTCTATCAATAAAATGTAATTTATTATCCGCAATAACATAATCTGTTGGATAATAGTCTTCGCCCATTCCTATATGAACAGGAGTAAGCACCTCTATCTGTATTGGTATCTCTATAAACGGTTGTTTTATCATAAATTAATCTCCCTTTAATTTCTTTATGCCTATAGTCTCCGTTAGTAACTGCATCTGTCTAATAGCTACTTGATTCAATTTAATTAATCTGTCTTTCTGCTCCAAACTTGTCTCGATAAAATGTGCATTTAAAATTTCTAGATTAGCTAAGCAAACTAATTGGGATACATTGGAATAGTCACGAATATTTCCTTTTTTATCAGGATTTGCATCCCTCCATTGCTTTGCAGTAACACCAAAAAGTGCCATATTTAAAACATCTGCTTCGCTTGCATAAATTATGCTAATTTGAGAATTATTCAACTTTGAAGGCACTAGGTTTTCTTTTATTGCATCAGCATGAATCCTATAATTAATCTTAGTTAGAATTCTTTTTACATCCCAATCTAGTTGGGTTTGTTCCAGAGATTTTAACCGTTGAAATTCTTTTATCAGATATATTTTAAATTCTGCACTTATCCACATGCCAAATTCAAAAGCGATATCTTTGTGTGCGTAGGTTCCGCCGTATCTTCCGGCTTTGGCAATTAATCCAACTGCCTTAGTTTTCGATACCCATTCTTTAACACTAATTTTATAGTTGTTGAGTCCTGCAT includes:
- the csm5 gene encoding type III-A CRISPR-associated RAMP protein Csm5; the protein is MIKQPFIEIPIQIEVLTPVHIGMGEDYYPTDYVIADNKLHFIDRNKFTKHLMENEKWNEFVNVCSEQGDRAILSIRKFIKDNFHVGCSKYEVDNVCSDLEKKYNNPENTGHRGVISQTSIERIIRTSFYNEPILPGSSVKGAFMTALMNNMKDKTIISSGGFEHNKRTMNVVGQMISFSDFDLVKGSCGVKISKNIKFFGAEKDTQSVPSNKEHVSIGSAFVGKVKINTINKDFVRQYEAIVGQPILQFKKTFFQLINDFYFKDVYAFENDQFKYYKSSFNLGLVSENVAMLKIGKHSGAYGVTVHPLQKKQIKIMQGKGNKPKYGDNQTTVWTIDDLPMAWCKISEISSDEYRQKREIIKKRRSEYEEKL
- a CDS encoding KilA-N domain-containing protein, which translates into the protein MSKLNVQGIEINILRQDEEDFISLTDMLQAKDGEFFISDWLRNRNTVEFLGIWERIYNPDFNYGEFAIIKSHAGLNNYKISVKEWVSKTKAVGLIAKAGRYGGTYAHKDIAFEFGMWISAEFKIYLIKEFQRLKSLEQTQLDWDVKRILTKINYRIHADAIKENLVPSKLNNSQISIIYASEADVLNMALFGVTAKQWRDANPDKKGNIRDYSNVSQLVCLANLEILNAHFIETSLEQKDRLIKLNQVAIRQMQLLTETIGIKKLKGD